One part of the Flavobacterium johnsoniae UW101 genome encodes these proteins:
- a CDS encoding PRTRC system protein C has product MLLATHLQRVFIIIEKGQQIRLSDPEPRWSVEAVLNFYAPTYPILTTSKISAPVIRDDAVEYRFETVMGTKG; this is encoded by the coding sequence ATGTTACTAGCAACACACCTACAGCGGGTTTTCATAATCATTGAAAAGGGTCAGCAGATAAGGCTGAGCGACCCCGAACCTAGATGGAGCGTCGAGGCGGTGCTGAATTTCTACGCCCCGACATACCCTATCCTGACGACCTCCAAAATTTCAGCGCCAGTCATCAGGGACGATGCGGTGGAATACAGATTCGAAACCGTAATGGGAACAAAAGGATAA